One Chlamydiota bacterium DNA window includes the following coding sequences:
- a CDS encoding glycosyltransferase family 2 protein: MKPICILIPAYHEEVEIGEVVRQARFYGDVVVVDDGSSDRTGGIATSAGAILLRHSKNCGKGAALLTGLQYFLKGSWEGVILMDGDGQHCADEIPKFLEAARNPSIMMVIGNRMYQTQKMPWIRVATNLFMSKILSWIAGVWVPDSQCGFRYLKRVLVERMHLKASKFDIESEMFLEASSITKEIRSVSIVSIYGNEKSKIRPLPDTFRFLGLLVRFFIEKKFLRQNNY; encoded by the coding sequence GTGAAACCTATTTGCATCTTGATTCCGGCTTATCATGAAGAGGTAGAGATCGGTGAGGTGGTCCGACAAGCACGGTTCTATGGAGATGTGGTGGTTGTTGATGACGGTTCGTCTGATCGAACCGGAGGGATCGCGACTTCAGCGGGTGCAATTCTTCTTCGACACTCAAAAAATTGTGGAAAAGGGGCTGCTCTTTTAACAGGCCTTCAATATTTTTTGAAAGGGTCATGGGAGGGAGTGATTTTGATGGACGGGGATGGTCAACATTGTGCAGACGAGATTCCAAAATTTTTGGAAGCGGCTCGTAACCCTTCTATCATGATGGTGATTGGGAATCGAATGTATCAAACTCAAAAAATGCCATGGATTCGAGTTGCAACCAATCTTTTCATGTCAAAAATTTTGTCTTGGATAGCGGGTGTTTGGGTTCCTGACAGTCAATGTGGTTTTCGATATTTGAAACGAGTTTTGGTAGAGAGAATGCATTTAAAGGCTTCAAAATTTGATATTGAATCAGAGATGTTTCTAGAGGCTTCATCTATTACAAAAGAAATTAGATCTGTATCTATCGTTTCGATTTATGGAAATGAAAAGAGCAAGATTAGACCGCTTCCCGATACCTTCAGATTTCTAGGTTTGCTGGTTCGTTTTTTTATCGAGAAAAAATTTTTAAGACAAAATAATTATTAG
- a CDS encoding lysophospholipid acyltransferase family protein yields the protein MRPFLFYKFLEIILKLFPFSWSLRFIPFLFKLGSSFTFQSRKVVEENLHTIGLSPSLQKNVNKVFEAFGRYLVFFLSPFRFKEYWIKQIQVQGLDHLKRAYNERRGVIILSSHLGNWEMAVHKTLKMGLEVSAVFSEHLNPQLETLFSRHRKREGLSVISWKKDATTQCLQALRKGRLLAIAGDIDFTKTGVDTIFFGKKTKIPKGPIVLAKRTGALIVPGGYLWNERGGDLFFDEAIDPKGLSEEELGARVTRALEKMICLDPTQWLCFERVWK from the coding sequence GTGCGTCCGTTTCTGTTTTATAAATTTCTCGAAATTATTTTGAAGCTCTTTCCTTTTTCTTGGAGCTTGCGATTTATTCCTTTTCTTTTTAAACTTGGATCATCCTTTACCTTTCAAAGTAGAAAGGTTGTTGAAGAAAATCTTCATACCATCGGTCTTTCTCCTTCTCTTCAGAAAAATGTGAATAAAGTTTTTGAAGCCTTTGGGCGTTATCTCGTTTTTTTTCTAAGTCCATTTCGTTTTAAAGAATATTGGATCAAACAGATTCAGGTTCAAGGGTTGGATCATTTGAAAAGGGCTTATAACGAAAGACGGGGTGTGATTATTCTTTCAAGCCATCTTGGAAATTGGGAGATGGCGGTTCATAAAACGCTTAAAATGGGTTTGGAAGTGAGTGCTGTGTTTTCTGAACATTTAAATCCCCAGTTAGAGACCCTTTTTAGCCGTCATAGAAAAAGGGAAGGACTTTCTGTTATTTCTTGGAAGAAAGATGCGACAACCCAATGTCTTCAAGCCCTTAGAAAAGGCCGATTATTGGCCATCGCGGGTGATATTGATTTTACAAAAACAGGAGTGGATACAATCTTTTTTGGGAAAAAAACAAAGATTCCCAAGGGACCTATTGTTCTTGCGAAGCGTACAGGGGCTTTGATTGTTCCTGGGGGATATCTTTGGAATGAAAGAGGGGGAGATCTTTTTTTTGATGAAGCGATTGATCCTAAGGGGCTTTCTGAAGAGGAGTTGGGTGCTCGGGTCACAAGGGCGTTAGAAAAAATGATTTGCTTAGATCCTACGCAGTGGCTTTGTTTTGAGAGAGTGTGGAAATAA